The genomic window GCCCGAATCGCGGGAGCCTTCTCGGAGATCGACTGGATGGCGCGCGTCGCAGAAGTGCAGGCGGCGCTGCCCGCCGACGCGGTGATCATCGAGATGTCTCTCGACAGCGGCGATGCGATGGTCGCGTACCCGCAGCCCACGACGCCGTTCGCCGCTCCCGTGAAGGCGGTCATGACCTTCACCGCCGTGACGCCCAGTGTTCCGCGCGTCTCGGACTGGCTCGATGCTCTTGAGACGTCGGTCACCGGATTCTCGGCCTCGGCCACGAGCGGTGTCGCCTGGTCGGAGGAGCTGCAGCTCTACACCACGGGCATCGGGGTGGGAGTGACCGAGGGTGCTTGGAGCGGCCGGTACATCCCCGATGAGGTCATCGCCGCGCTCCAGGATCAGGCAGCCCAAACGCCCGTCGAGGCGACCGACGACACGACTGATGCAGCGGGAGGCACGCCGTGAACCAGAACAGGCTGTGGGGGATCATCAGCGGGGCGCTCATCGTCGCCGTGGTCGCTCTCGGATTCTTCCTCGGCGTTCGGCCCGCACTCGCCGAGGCCGACCGGGCGCGCGACGATCGCGAGGCGGTGGAGGCGCAGAATCGCGGCCTCGAGTCGACTCTGGCCTCGCTCGAAGAGCAGGCCGCCGAGATGCCCACGATCCAGGCCGAGATCGCCACGCTGCGCGAGAGCGTGCCCGATCAAATCGCGGAAGCAGCGCTGCTGCGCGAGCTGGACGCGATCGCGACGGCGTCCGGGGCCCGTCTGCTCACATACACACCGCAGGAGCTGGTCGCGTTCCTCGCCGCCCCGGAGTTCGCCGGCGCCATCCCCAGCGGCGTCACAGGAGACACCCTCGCGGTGCGGCCGCTCACGATCTCCGCGCAAGGCTCGCTCGAGCAGGTGACGGCCTTCGTGACTGGGGTCCAGACGGCGACACGGCTGATCCTCGTGAGCGATGTCGTCATGACGATCGATGAAGCGGCGGGCCTCTACACGGCCGACCTCACCGGCAGTGCTTACGCACTCGCCGAGGGAGCTCAGCCCTCCGAGGCGCCCGCGGAGGAGGCGACGACCGAAGCCGTCAACTGACGGCGCGACACCCACACGCGACCGGCGCGGATGCCCCACCTCGGGCATCCGCGCCGTCGTGGTTGCTAGGGTTGCCGCGATCCGACTCCCAGCGAAGGGCTCCGCGATGACCACCTCCCCCACCCCGTCGGACCCCATCGACGAGAACGACCCGACTCCCGCCGATCGAGGGGATGCTCCTGCTGCCGGGTCGTCCGACGCCCCGGCCGTGCACGACGCACCGCTGATCGACGACGTGCCCCCGTCGCGCACTGCCGAGCCGCTGGCCTCCGACCCGGTGGCCTCCGACCCCGCTCGCGGTTCCGACAGCCGCTGGGCCCCGCCGCCCGCTCGTCCCGAGCCGGAGACCGCGAGCGCGTCGCCCGCTCCCGACCTCGTCGAGCCCGAGCCTGCTCCGGCCCCGATGGAAGCGGCGCCGATCGCTGCGCCCGCCGTCGAGTCCTCTACGGATTCCTCGAGCGCGCCCGCGACGACCGATCACGCACCCGCCAGCGACTACGACACTGCCGAGGCGCACGGCCTCTCGCGCACCGCCGAGACGCCGGCGTCGGCCGACTCCGAACCGACCGTCGCCCCTGCCGTGCATGCGGCCGGCGACGCCGCGCATCCCGACCGCGAGGCCGCGACCGTGCCTGCCGCTGCCGCTGCCGCTGCCGACGCCGCTCCCGCAGGGGCCCCCGCGCCGACGACGGAGCCCGCCCCGCCCGCCGCCCCGCAGGTCGTCTACGTGCCCGCGCCGACCCCGCCGCGCAAGAAGGGCAACCGCGGTATGGGCGTGGGCATCGCGCTCGCCGCGACCCCGGTCTTCGCCGCCGTCTACGCCGCGCTCGCCCTGCTGTTCGTCGCGATCGGCGGCGGCGGCATCGTCGCGGCCGAGGCGATCGACTTCTTCCTCACGCCGAGCTACTACCTGCCGATCGTCGCCTTCGCGCTCTTCTACGTGCTGCTGGCGCTCATCGTGAACCGGGCGGGATGGTGGGCGCACGTCCTCGGCGCCTTCATCGTCGCCGTCCTCGTCTACGCCACCTTCATCGCCTCCTCCCTGCTGACCGCCAATGCGGTGGGAGCCCCCGCCGACCTCGTCGCGCCCTTCATCGCGCAGCAGCTGACGAACCCGATCGGCTGGGCTGCGGCGATCGCCGCCCGCGAGGTCCCGGTCTGGGTCGGCGGGCTCGTCGCGAAGCGCGGTCGCACCGTGAAGAGCCGCAACGTCGAGGCGCGCGAGGCCTACGAGCGGGAGCTCGCCGAGTCGCGCGCCGGCCGCCCCGCGGCCTGAGCCGCAGCCCCCGCATCGCGGCTCCGCCGGTGCTCGCGCGAGGGCGCAACGCCCCTGCCCCGCGCGTTAGGAGGCGGGAGCGGGCGCGTGCCGACGGATGCCCCGCTCCGGCCGTTTGACCGCTCTGCCCGCGCCGCGTACTCTTGACCACGTGTGTGCGTGAGCGCGCGCCTGTGTCGTGCCACCGAGGTGGGGCGGGCAGCGCGGGCGAGGGCATCCACGATCGAGGGCCACGGGGCCCTGCACCGCACGAGCCGAGCGCGAGAGCGCGACGTGAGAACCGCGGGGCACGACCCGAGACGCCCCCACGGCATATCCGCCACCGCGCCGAGCGATCGGCACCGGCGGATTCGCGTGAGCTCGACCCGGTGAGAACCGCGCGTCGGGTTTGACCACACCGCAACCGCTGTCACCGTGCAGCACTTCCTAGGAGCAATTTTGCCCACTATTCAGCAGCTGGTCCGCAAGGGCCGCACGCCGAAGGTCGTCAAGACCAAGGCGCCGGCCCTCAAGGCCAACCCCCAGCAGCGCGGCGTGTGCACTCGCGTGTACACGACCACGCCCAAGAAGCCGAACTCGGCCCTCCGCAAGGTGGCCCGCGTGAAGCTCTCGAACGGTACCGAGGTCACGGCCTACATCCCCGGTGAGGGCCACAACCTGCAGGAGCACTCGATGGTGCTCGTCCGCGGCGGTCGTGTGAAGGACCTCCCCGGCGTGCGCTACAAGATCGTGCGCGGCGCGCTCGACACCCAGGCGGTCAAGAACCGTAAGCAAGCGCGCAGCCGCTACGGAGCGAAGATGGACAAGAAGTAATGCCTCGTAAAGGACCGGCCCCGAAGCGGCCCGTCGTCGCAGACCCCGTCTACGGCGCCCCGATCGTCAGCCAGCTCGTCAACAAGATCCTCCTCGACGGCAAGAAGGGTCTCGCCGAGCGCATCGTCTACGGCGCGCTCGAGGGCGTCTCGGCCAAGAACGGCCAGGATGCTGTCGTCACGCTGAAGAAGGCCCTTGATAACGTGCGCCCCACCCTCGAGGTGCGGTCGCGTCGTGTCGGTGGATCGACCTACCAGGTGCCCGTCGAGGTCAAGCCGCACCGCGCGAACACGCTCGCGCTGCGCTGGCTGACCAGCTACGCCAAGGCTCGTCGCGAGAAGACGATGACCGAACGCCTCATGAACGAGATCCTCGACGCCTCCAACGGCCTCGGCGCCGCTGTCAAGCGCCGCGAGGACACCCACAAGATGGCCGAGTCGAACAAGGCCTTCGCGCACTACCGCTGGTAACGACCAGCTCGCGAGCGGGGGCGGCGGGCCCCGCCCCTCGCCCCTGCTCGCACCCGCACTTTTTATCGAACCGGAGGAACCCCCTGTGGCACAGGACGTGCTGACCGACCTGAACAAGGTCCGCAACATCGGCATCATGGCGCACATCGACGCCGGCAAGACCACCACGACCGAGCGCATCCTGTTCTACACGGGGATCACGCACAAGATCGGCGAGGTCCACGACGGCGCCGCCACGATGGACTGGATGGCGCAGGAGCAGGAGCGCGGCATCACGATCACGTCGGCCGCGACGACCTGCTTCTGGAACAAGCACCAGATCAACATCATCGACACCCCCGGCCACGTCGACTTCACCGTCGAGGTCGAGCGCTCGCTCCGCGTCCTCGACGGCGCCGTCGCGGTCTTCGACGGCAAGGAGGGCGTCGAGCCCCAGTCCGAGACCGTCTGGCGTCAGGCCGACAAGTACGACGTGCCCCGCATCTGCTTCGTCAACAAGATGGACAAGCTCGGCGCCGACTTCTACTTCACGGTCGAGACGATCGTCAAGCGCCTCGGCGCCCGCCCGCTGGTCATCCAGCTGCCGATCGGCTTCGAGAACACCTTCGAGGGCGTCGTCGACCTGGTCGAGATGCGCGCGCTCACGTGGCGCGGCGACTCCAAGGGTGACGTCAAGATGGGCGCCCAGTACGAGGTCGAGGAGATCCCGGCCGACCTGGCCGAGAAGGCCGCCGAGTACCGGCAGGCCCTGCTCGAGACCGTCGCCGAGAGCGACGACGCGCTGCTCGAGAAGTTCTTCGGCGGCGAGGAGCTCACCACGGCCGAGATCAAGGGCGCCATCCGCAAGATGACGATCAACTCCGAGATCTACCCCGTGCTCTGCGGCTCGGCGTTCAAGAACCGCGGCGTGCAGCCCATGCTCGACGCGGTCGTGGACTACCTGCCCAGCCCGCTCGACGTGCCGCCGACGGTCGCGCACGACCCCCGCGACGAGGAGAAGGAGATCGAGCGCCGCCCCGACTCCTCCGAGCCCTTCGCGGCCCTCGCGTTCAAGGTCGCCGTGCACCCGTTCTTCGGTCGCCTCACCTACGTGCGCGTCTACTCCGGCAAGATCGACTCCGGCGCCCAGGTCATCAACTCGACCAAGGGCAAGAAGGAGCGCATCGGCAAGATCTTCCAGATGCACGCCAACAAGGAGAACCCGGTCGACAGCGTCACCGCCGGTCACATCTACGCCGTCATCGGCCTCAAGGACACCACGACGGGCGACACGCTGTGCGACCCGAACGAGCAGGTCGTCCTCGAGTCGATGACCTTCCCCGAGCCCGTCATCGAGGTCGCCATCGAGCCGAAGACGAAGGCCGACCAGGAGAAGCTCGGCACGGCCATCCAGAAGCTGGCCGAGGAGGACCCGACGTTCCGCACGGAGCAGAACCAGGAGACCGGTCAGACGGTCATCAAGGGAATGGGCGAGCTCCACCTCGACATCCTGGTCGACCGCATGAAGCGCGAGTTCAACGTCGAGGCCAACGTCGGCAAGCCCCAGGTGGCCTACCGCGAGACCCTCAAGAAGACGATCGAGAAGTTCGACTTCACCCACAAGAAGCAGACCGGTGGGTCGGGCCAGTTCGCGAAGATCCAGATCCGCCTCGAGCCCCTCGAGGTCACGCCCGAGACGAGCTACGAGTTCGTCAACGCCGTCACCGGTGGTCGCGTTCCGCGCGAGTACATCCCCTCGGTCGACGCGGGCATCCAGGACGCGATGCAGGTCGGCGTTCTCGCCGGCTTCCCGACGGTGGGCGTCAAGGCGACGCTCCTCGACGGCGCGGCGCACGACGTCGACTCCTCGGAGATGGCGTTCAAGATCGCCGGCTCGATGGCCTACAAGGAGGCCGCTCGCAAGGCGACCCCCGTGCTCCTCGAGCCGCTCATGGCGGTCGAGGTGCGCACCCCCGAGGAGTACATGGGCGACGTCATCGGCGACCTGAACTCCCGTCGTGGGCAGATCCAGTCGATGGAGGATGCGACCGGCGTCAAGGTCGTCCGCGCCCTCGTCCCGCTGTCGGAGATGTTCGGCTACGTCGGCGACCTGCGGTCGAAGACCTCGGGCCGCGCCGTCTACTCGATGACCTTCGACAGCTACGCCGAGGTCCCGAAGGCCGTCGCCGACGAGATCGTCCAGAAGAGCAAGGGCGAGTAGACACTCACCCTGCGGTGCTCCCGTGAGCATCGCTACGATGAATACACACCCAACAGCAGAGCGTCCGAGACCGTCGGATGCTGGCAACCGAGTCCTGAGGAGGACCCACAGTGGCTAAGGCCAAGTTCGAGCGGACCAAGCCGCACGTCAACATCGGAACGATCGGTCACGTCGACCACGGCAAGACCACCCTCACCGCCGCCATCTCGAAGGTGCTTGCCGACAAGTTCCCCTCGGCGACGAACGTGCAGCGTGACTTCGCGTCGATCGACTCGGCTCCCGAGGAGCGTCAGCGCGGCATCACCATCAACATCTCGCACGTCGAGTACGAGACGCCCAAGCGTCACTACGCTCACGTCGACGCCCCCGGCCACGCCGACTACATCAAGAACATGATCACCGGTGCGGCGCAGATGGACGGCGCGATCCTCGTGGTCGCGGCGACCGACGGCCCGATGGCCCAGACGCGCGAGCACGTGCTCCTCGCCAAGCAGGTCGGCGTGCCGTACCTGATGGTCGCCCTCAACAAGAGCGACATGGTCGACGACGAGGAGATCCTCGAGCTCGTCGAGATCGAGGTGCGCGAGCTCCTCTCGAGCCAGGGCTTCGACGGCGACAACGCCCCCGTCGTCCAGGTCTCGGGCCTCAAGGCGCTCGAGGGCGATGAGAAGTGGGTCCAGGCGATCCTCGACCTCATGACCGCCGTCGACGAGTCGATCCCCGACCCGGTGCGCGACAAGGACAAGCCCTTCCTCATGCCGATCGAGGACGTCTTCACGATCACCGGTCGTGGAACCGTCGTCACGGGCCGCGCCGAGCGCGGCACCCTCGGCATCAACTCCGAGGTCGAGATCGTCGGCATCCGCCCGACGCAGAAGACCACGGTCACGGGTATCGAGATGTTCCACAAGCAGCTCGACGAGGCCTGGGCCGGCGAGAACTGCGGTCTGCTCCTCCGCGGCACCAAGCGCGAGGACGTCGAGCGCGGCCAGGTCGTCGTGAAGCCGGGTTCGGTGACCCCTCACACGAACTTCGAGGGCACCGCGTACATCCTCTCCAAGGACGAGGGTGGGCGTCACAACCCCTTCTACACGAACTACCGCCCGCAGTTCTACTTCCGCACCACCGACGTCACCGGCGTCATCTCGCTGCCCGAGGGCACCGAGATGGTCATGCCCGGCGACACCACCGACATGACCGTTGAGCTGATCCAGCCCATCGCCATGGAGGAGGGCCTCGGCTTCGCCATCCGCGAGGGTGGCCGCACCGTGGGCGCCGGCACCGTGACGAAGATCATCAAGTAGTCACTGCTGCATCCCGTACCGCGGGGGTCGAGCTTCTGCTCGGCCCCTTCGGTCGTTAATGGGGGCGGTCGC from Microcella daejeonensis includes these protein-coding regions:
- a CDS encoding type IV pilus inner membrane component PilO — its product is MNQNRLWGIISGALIVAVVALGFFLGVRPALAEADRARDDREAVEAQNRGLESTLASLEEQAAEMPTIQAEIATLRESVPDQIAEAALLRELDAIATASGARLLTYTPQELVAFLAAPEFAGAIPSGVTGDTLAVRPLTISAQGSLEQVTAFVTGVQTATRLILVSDVVMTIDEAAGLYTADLTGSAYALAEGAQPSEAPAEEATTEAVN
- the rpsL gene encoding 30S ribosomal protein S12, encoding MPTIQQLVRKGRTPKVVKTKAPALKANPQQRGVCTRVYTTTPKKPNSALRKVARVKLSNGTEVTAYIPGEGHNLQEHSMVLVRGGRVKDLPGVRYKIVRGALDTQAVKNRKQARSRYGAKMDKK
- the rpsG gene encoding 30S ribosomal protein S7, producing the protein MPRKGPAPKRPVVADPVYGAPIVSQLVNKILLDGKKGLAERIVYGALEGVSAKNGQDAVVTLKKALDNVRPTLEVRSRRVGGSTYQVPVEVKPHRANTLALRWLTSYAKARREKTMTERLMNEILDASNGLGAAVKRREDTHKMAESNKAFAHYRW
- the fusA gene encoding elongation factor G, with product MAQDVLTDLNKVRNIGIMAHIDAGKTTTTERILFYTGITHKIGEVHDGAATMDWMAQEQERGITITSAATTCFWNKHQINIIDTPGHVDFTVEVERSLRVLDGAVAVFDGKEGVEPQSETVWRQADKYDVPRICFVNKMDKLGADFYFTVETIVKRLGARPLVIQLPIGFENTFEGVVDLVEMRALTWRGDSKGDVKMGAQYEVEEIPADLAEKAAEYRQALLETVAESDDALLEKFFGGEELTTAEIKGAIRKMTINSEIYPVLCGSAFKNRGVQPMLDAVVDYLPSPLDVPPTVAHDPRDEEKEIERRPDSSEPFAALAFKVAVHPFFGRLTYVRVYSGKIDSGAQVINSTKGKKERIGKIFQMHANKENPVDSVTAGHIYAVIGLKDTTTGDTLCDPNEQVVLESMTFPEPVIEVAIEPKTKADQEKLGTAIQKLAEEDPTFRTEQNQETGQTVIKGMGELHLDILVDRMKREFNVEANVGKPQVAYRETLKKTIEKFDFTHKKQTGGSGQFAKIQIRLEPLEVTPETSYEFVNAVTGGRVPREYIPSVDAGIQDAMQVGVLAGFPTVGVKATLLDGAAHDVDSSEMAFKIAGSMAYKEAARKATPVLLEPLMAVEVRTPEEYMGDVIGDLNSRRGQIQSMEDATGVKVVRALVPLSEMFGYVGDLRSKTSGRAVYSMTFDSYAEVPKAVADEIVQKSKGE
- the tuf gene encoding elongation factor Tu yields the protein MAKAKFERTKPHVNIGTIGHVDHGKTTLTAAISKVLADKFPSATNVQRDFASIDSAPEERQRGITINISHVEYETPKRHYAHVDAPGHADYIKNMITGAAQMDGAILVVAATDGPMAQTREHVLLAKQVGVPYLMVALNKSDMVDDEEILELVEIEVRELLSSQGFDGDNAPVVQVSGLKALEGDEKWVQAILDLMTAVDESIPDPVRDKDKPFLMPIEDVFTITGRGTVVTGRAERGTLGINSEVEIVGIRPTQKTTVTGIEMFHKQLDEAWAGENCGLLLRGTKREDVERGQVVVKPGSVTPHTNFEGTAYILSKDEGGRHNPFYTNYRPQFYFRTTDVTGVISLPEGTEMVMPGDTTDMTVELIQPIAMEEGLGFAIREGGRTVGAGTVTKIIK